A stretch of Nonomuraea africana DNA encodes these proteins:
- a CDS encoding integrase core domain-containing protein: MDLEDVGCRARFLIRDRDGKFPALMDEILAEVGIQNVLTGIRMPRMNSIMERWVQSCRHELLDRCLLWNERHLRHALHEYEQFYNQHRAHQALDQAAPLRAVPDPITNPARIVDLNVRRRDRLGGVLHEYSHAA; this comes from the coding sequence ATGGATCTGGAGGATGTTGGCTGCCGGGCGCGCTTTCTGATCCGAGACCGGGATGGAAAGTTCCCGGCCCTCATGGACGAGATCCTCGCCGAAGTAGGTATCCAGAACGTGCTCACCGGTATCCGGATGCCGCGGATGAACTCGATTATGGAGCGGTGGGTGCAGTCGTGCCGCCACGAGCTTCTGGACCGCTGCTTACTGTGGAACGAACGCCATCTACGTCACGCCCTGCACGAGTATGAACAGTTCTACAACCAGCATCGAGCCCATCAAGCTCTGGACCAGGCGGCTCCATTACGCGCCGTCCCGGATCCGATCACCAATCCAGCCCGAATCGTCGACTTGAATGTACGCCGACGAGATCGGCTCGGCGGAGTCCTCCACGAATACTCACACGCAGCTTGA
- a CDS encoding ABC transporter substrate-binding protein encodes MAGTKGGGRLLALATTLVLGLAACSGGGTSGKNNAAGTATSGEGPVKGGTLYILSNQDFVHLDPARNWTMRDMGFGTRLLYRTLTTYKAGSAEIVPDLATDLGTPSEGGKVWKFTLKDGVKYEDGTPIKAQDVKYNVERSFSPELPGGPNYAILYLAGGEKYKGPLKGEHLSSIETPDDKTIVFKLKRPVAEFGQTVTLPTFAPVPQAQDKGVDYDSRPFSSGPYKIEKYQRKAELILVRNEHWEPATDEVRKAYPDRIVVKQTVGGGTIDTRLIADQGPDRSAVGYVDVALASLPKVLSNPQVQKRMVSSVDGCTGLLYLNTSRAPFDNPKVRMAVQYAVDKEALQTASGGPQIAEIAGAILPPGLTGGVKRDILRIPPTGDVEKAKSLLTEAGVTGGLKIKLVTSTGGKPGAEALQTALKRVGIDMQIDLVEASAVGGITSDPTKAPDIQIGGWCPDYPSGSTFLPIIFDGRTITENSSGGNNSFFKDEEVMAKIDEISAMTDATAANKAWLDLEDLIMSKSPVVPYQWAKQNNLFGSNVAGAVGHPIWEGNPDLGVIGLKNPSLSQ; translated from the coding sequence ATGGCTGGAACCAAGGGCGGCGGACGCTTACTCGCGCTCGCCACCACGCTCGTGCTCGGGCTCGCCGCCTGCTCCGGCGGGGGAACTTCGGGTAAGAACAACGCCGCGGGAACCGCCACATCGGGGGAGGGGCCGGTCAAGGGCGGAACCCTCTACATCCTGTCCAACCAGGACTTCGTGCATCTCGACCCCGCTCGCAACTGGACCATGCGGGACATGGGCTTCGGCACCCGGCTCCTCTATCGCACGCTGACCACCTACAAGGCGGGCAGCGCGGAGATCGTGCCCGACCTGGCCACCGACCTCGGCACGCCCTCCGAGGGAGGCAAGGTCTGGAAGTTCACGCTTAAGGACGGCGTGAAATACGAGGACGGAACGCCCATTAAGGCCCAGGACGTCAAATACAACGTTGAACGTTCATTTTCTCCGGAGCTTCCCGGCGGTCCGAACTACGCGATCCTCTACCTCGCGGGAGGGGAGAAGTACAAGGGCCCGCTCAAGGGCGAGCACCTGTCCTCGATCGAGACCCCGGACGACAAGACGATTGTCTTCAAGCTCAAACGCCCGGTCGCGGAGTTCGGCCAGACGGTGACGCTGCCGACGTTCGCGCCGGTGCCGCAGGCGCAGGACAAGGGCGTCGACTACGACAGCCGCCCCTTCTCCTCGGGTCCGTACAAGATCGAGAAGTATCAACGCAAGGCTGAGCTGATCCTGGTCCGCAACGAGCACTGGGAACCCGCCACCGACGAGGTGCGCAAGGCCTATCCCGACAGGATCGTCGTCAAGCAGACGGTGGGCGGCGGGACCATCGACACCCGGCTCATCGCCGACCAGGGCCCTGACCGCTCGGCTGTGGGCTACGTCGACGTCGCGCTCGCGAGCCTGCCCAAGGTCCTTTCCAACCCGCAGGTTCAGAAGCGGATGGTCAGCTCGGTGGACGGCTGCACGGGCCTGCTGTACTTGAACACCTCGCGCGCCCCCTTCGACAACCCGAAGGTCCGCATGGCCGTGCAGTACGCCGTCGACAAGGAGGCGTTGCAGACGGCGTCGGGCGGCCCCCAGATCGCCGAGATCGCGGGCGCGATCCTGCCGCCCGGCCTCACCGGTGGCGTGAAGCGCGACATCCTGCGCATCCCGCCGACCGGAGACGTGGAGAAGGCCAAGTCCCTGCTCACCGAAGCTGGAGTCACCGGCGGTCTGAAAATCAAACTGGTGACGTCCACCGGTGGCAAGCCGGGAGCGGAGGCACTCCAGACCGCGCTCAAACGGGTCGGCATCGACATGCAGATCGATCTGGTCGAGGCCTCGGCCGTCGGCGGCATCACCAGTGACCCCACCAAGGCGCCGGACATCCAGATCGGTGGCTGGTGCCCCGACTACCCGTCGGGCTCGACCTTCCTGCCGATCATCTTCGACGGCCGCACGATCACCGAGAACTCCAGCGGCGGCAACAACTCCTTCTTCAAGGACGAGGAGGTCATGGCCAAGATCGATGAGATCAGCGCGATGACCGACGCCACGGCCGCGAACAAGGCATGGCTCGACCTCGAGGACCTGATCATGTCGAAGTCGCCCGTGGTGCCGTACCAGTGGGCCAAGCAGAACAACCTGTTCGGCTCGAACGTCGCGGGCGCCGTAGGCCACCCGATCTGGGAGGGCAACCCCGATCTCGGCGTGATCGGCCTGAAGAACCCGAGCCTTTCCCAGTAA
- a CDS encoding immune inhibitor A domain-containing protein produces MRKLTAMLVIGLTGTVLGASALPGLASADPTPTPTPSTKVTATPPGEGRHQEDVLNPIAVQERALRDKAMEQVLSSPKVSARASGPVKVGDQYVELALERKDKIFTVLAEFGDKIDNQTLHNGQIRYGGVPGPLHNQIPKPQRSYDNHTLWQLDFNRAYYQDIYFNDAEGANSLRNFYRLQSSGRYDVDGYVSDWVKVPYNESRYGTPRCDSGLDCDTPLFDFVKDSANAWYDAERAKGRSVEDITAELKSFDVWDRYDYDFDGNFDEPDGYLDRFQVIHAGVDQTWGGGAQGADALWAVSHDAFWNLRGHSGPAGNLRGGTQIGDTGIWVGKFLTAGENSGVGLIAHEYGHDLGLPDLYDGGGSNSVEFWSLMSSGSYLGKKNGQTGEFPGDLDAWSKLRLGWLSHDRAKAATASTHTLGVSSYNTADPQAVIVDLPPHTVTTELVDPAQGSFQWWSGKGDYLNETLTRELDLTGLTTAKLDAKVWYQIEQDFDYLYAEVSEDGKLWQPIGGTAGGQPIPSVDGVPGITGRSGWTDLSLPLDAYAGKKVQFRFRYFTDTNTVENGFLIDSITGVVQDDVEGGDNGWTAVGFSRTGKTGKKDHPRAYIAENRRYTGYGAYLKTGPYSAGFSNDPARREIYEHYPYQDGLLIWLWDTSYTDNATRNHVGEGMILPIDARAVPLLWKDYTRVNSRIQVFDSPFGLTPTDRVALHKDGAKTIFPSLPGVSSFNDRTGVYWYSTNPQQGVIPPDTNTRIDVVKEANRGLRTTIKVGPAS; encoded by the coding sequence GTGCGTAAGCTCACCGCCATGCTCGTTATCGGGCTGACCGGAACGGTCCTGGGCGCCTCGGCGCTGCCAGGGCTTGCCTCCGCCGATCCGACGCCGACGCCCACCCCCTCCACGAAGGTCACCGCCACCCCGCCGGGCGAGGGACGTCACCAGGAGGACGTCCTCAACCCGATCGCCGTACAGGAACGCGCCTTACGCGACAAGGCCATGGAGCAGGTGCTCTCGAGCCCCAAGGTGAGCGCGCGAGCCTCCGGCCCGGTGAAGGTCGGCGACCAGTACGTCGAGCTCGCCCTCGAACGCAAAGACAAGATCTTCACCGTGCTCGCCGAGTTCGGCGACAAGATCGACAACCAGACGCTGCACAACGGCCAGATCCGCTACGGCGGCGTGCCCGGCCCACTGCACAACCAGATCCCGAAACCGCAGCGAAGCTACGACAACCACACCCTCTGGCAGCTGGACTTCAACCGGGCCTACTACCAGGACATCTACTTCAACGACGCCGAGGGTGCCAACTCGCTGCGCAACTTCTACCGGCTGCAGTCCTCGGGCCGTTATGACGTCGACGGCTACGTCTCCGACTGGGTGAAGGTCCCCTACAACGAGTCTCGGTACGGCACGCCGCGATGTGACAGCGGCCTGGACTGCGACACGCCCCTGTTCGACTTCGTCAAGGACTCCGCCAACGCCTGGTACGACGCCGAACGCGCCAAGGGCCGCAGCGTCGAGGACATCACGGCGGAGCTCAAGAGCTTCGACGTCTGGGACCGATACGACTACGACTTCGACGGGAACTTCGACGAGCCCGACGGCTACCTCGACCGTTTCCAGGTGATCCACGCCGGCGTCGACCAGACATGGGGCGGGGGCGCGCAGGGCGCCGACGCGCTCTGGGCGGTCAGCCACGACGCCTTCTGGAACCTGCGCGGGCACTCGGGTCCCGCGGGCAACCTGCGCGGCGGCACCCAGATCGGCGACACCGGCATCTGGGTCGGCAAGTTCCTGACCGCGGGCGAGAACAGCGGCGTCGGCCTGATCGCCCACGAGTACGGCCACGACCTGGGCCTGCCCGACCTGTACGACGGCGGCGGCAGCAACAGCGTCGAATTCTGGTCGCTCATGTCGAGCGGCTCCTACCTGGGCAAGAAGAACGGGCAGACCGGGGAGTTCCCCGGCGACCTGGACGCGTGGAGCAAGCTGCGGCTCGGCTGGCTCAGCCACGACAGGGCCAAAGCCGCCACCGCCTCCACCCACACCCTCGGGGTGAGCTCCTACAACACCGCCGATCCGCAGGCCGTCATCGTCGACCTGCCACCGCACACGGTCACCACCGAGCTGGTCGACCCCGCCCAGGGGTCCTTCCAGTGGTGGAGCGGCAAGGGCGACTACCTCAACGAGACGCTCACCCGCGAGCTCGACCTCACCGGGCTGACGACGGCCAAGCTCGACGCCAAGGTCTGGTACCAGATCGAGCAGGACTTCGACTATCTCTACGCCGAGGTCTCCGAGGACGGCAAGTTATGGCAACCGATCGGCGGCACCGCCGGCGGGCAGCCGATTCCCTCCGTCGACGGCGTCCCCGGGATCACCGGCCGCAGCGGCTGGACCGACCTCAGCCTGCCCCTGGACGCCTACGCGGGCAAGAAGGTCCAGTTCCGTTTCCGCTACTTCACCGACACCAACACCGTCGAGAACGGTTTCCTCATCGACTCCATCACCGGCGTCGTCCAGGACGACGTCGAAGGCGGCGACAACGGCTGGACCGCCGTGGGCTTCAGCCGTACCGGAAAGACCGGCAAGAAAGACCACCCGCGCGCCTACATCGCCGAAAACCGGCGCTACACCGGTTACGGCGCCTACCTCAAGACCGGTCCGTACAGCGCCGGCTTCTCCAACGACCCCGCGCGGCGGGAGATCTACGAGCACTACCCCTATCAGGACGGCCTGCTCATCTGGCTGTGGGACACCTCCTACACCGACAACGCCACCCGTAACCACGTCGGCGAGGGCATGATTCTGCCGATCGACGCCCGTGCTGTGCCCCTGCTCTGGAAGGACTACACCAGGGTCAACAGCCGGATCCAGGTGTTCGACTCGCCCTTCGGACTGACCCCGACCGACCGGGTGGCGCTGCACAAGGACGGTGCGAAGACGATCTTCCCGTCGTTGCCGGGGGTTTCCTCCTTCAACGACCGCACCGGCGTCTACTGGTACAGCACCAACCCCCAGCAGGGCGTCATCCCGCCCGACACCAACACCAGGATCGACGTGGTGAAGGAAGCGAACAGGGGCCTGCGAACCACCATCAAGGTGGGTCCGGCCTCCTGA
- a CDS encoding ABC transporter permease encodes MIIYLARRLAAVAGVLLVICAVTFAIFYLLPTDPAVTACGKSCSPERIAEIRNQMGLDRPLPAQFFDYVTGIFAGRTLGSGQYAIECGFPCLGYSWQSGQPVWDLLLESLPVTFSLAVGAATLWVIGGLSVGVVSALRKDTLLDRTLVVSTVAAAALPIYFVGPMLLYVVVQVLQLMPYPGYTPFGEGPLTWAQNLVLAWIALAILSAAMYARQSRSSMIETMGEPYIRTARSKGLHERTVVVKHGLRAALTPIVTIFGMDLGGLMGGAIITESIFGLPGIGKLTVNSITAQDHPVVLGTTLLAAFFIVIANLVVDLLYGIVDPRVRHAA; translated from the coding sequence ATGATCATTTACCTCGCGCGCCGGCTGGCCGCGGTCGCCGGCGTCCTGCTGGTGATTTGCGCGGTGACCTTCGCCATCTTCTACCTGCTGCCCACCGACCCGGCCGTCACCGCCTGCGGCAAGAGCTGCTCCCCCGAGCGGATCGCCGAGATCCGCAACCAGATGGGCCTGGACCGGCCGCTTCCCGCCCAGTTCTTCGACTACGTGACCGGTATCTTCGCCGGACGGACCCTGGGCAGCGGCCAGTACGCGATCGAATGCGGCTTCCCCTGCCTCGGCTACTCCTGGCAGAGCGGCCAGCCGGTCTGGGACCTCCTTCTGGAGAGCCTGCCCGTGACCTTCTCTCTGGCCGTCGGGGCCGCCACGCTCTGGGTGATCGGCGGGCTGAGCGTCGGTGTCGTGTCGGCCCTGCGCAAGGACACCCTGCTGGACCGGACGCTGGTCGTGTCGACCGTCGCCGCGGCGGCCCTGCCCATCTACTTCGTCGGGCCGATGCTCCTCTACGTGGTGGTCCAGGTGCTGCAGCTGATGCCGTACCCGGGCTACACCCCGTTCGGCGAGGGCCCCCTGACCTGGGCGCAGAACCTGGTGCTTGCCTGGATCGCGCTGGCGATCCTGTCCGCCGCCATGTACGCCAGGCAGAGCCGCTCCTCCATGATCGAGACGATGGGCGAGCCGTACATCCGCACCGCCCGCTCCAAAGGCCTGCACGAGCGGACCGTCGTGGTCAAGCACGGGCTCCGGGCCGCGCTCACCCCGATCGTGACCATCTTCGGAATGGACCTCGGCGGACTGATGGGCGGCGCGATCATCACCGAGTCCATTTTCGGCCTGCCCGGCATCGGCAAGCTCACCGTGAACAGCATCACCGCCCAGGACCACCCGGTGGTGCTCGGCACGACGCTGCTCGCCGCGTTCTTCATCGTCATCGCCAACCTGGTCGTGGACCTGCTCTACGGCATCGTGGACCCCAGGGTGAGACATGCTGCTTGA
- a CDS encoding LamG-like jellyroll fold domain-containing protein codes for MRRIAAVAAAAAFFLGEGLLLSGPPARAAEPATPPRQTAAATEGEALVAARRVGERVEVASLRTETRTVHATPESTFVLEQHARPIRVRHGGRWTPVDTTLRRLPDGSIAPGATAVGLRFSGGGRTTMATVSRGTRSLSVGWPGPLPTPTLDGPTATYAEVLPGVDLQVTADVDGFSHVLVVKNRQAALNGRLDRLRYSLSSRNLSVREGKGGGLQAVDRGGAAMFVAPTPLMWDSPATPEGRRLTMASGQGPAPGSRHERMGLEVSGDTLTLAPDKAMLTAPGTRYPVYLDPSVSAPRGAWTAVWEKYPNTNYLNSGDVARVGFENQTGQTNRSFFQMNNGSAIHGKQILKATLRTYESWSWSCSARPVELWLTSVIGSGTTWNNQPAWVTHLDTEHVAKGWSTGCPAGGVEFDATHAAVRAAAENWPTITLGLRATDEGDTYAWKKFHNNPVLVIEYNSPPAAPLAADAWSDPGGGCLSGTARPAVGTATPKLWAKLRDGDNSVRGRFEWWNAAGTKVGEHLTPAASSENAFYANIPAGAYADGSTIRWRVRAEDGLATSAWSPWCEILIDTTAPGREPLVTSAQYPENAWGEGLGRAGEFTFDANGVTDVTAFVYGLNTNPETEVKADTVAGKATVRLTPDEDGPNVLSVRSKDAAGKQGPIRSYVFNVRDGTGPVGHWTLDEGQGGTAADTAGAHPATLNGPAWTDGRQGTALRFTAAGQHAATAGAVVSTGNNLALSAWVRLTELPAHNAAAVSQDGELHAGIWLGYRAATRSWSFKMNNSGGTSQSVWADNPAVTPRAGEWTHLTGVYDAAARAMYLYVNGHLAAGPVAYHGGTGPAGALQFGRAQHQGGFADPWPGEVDDVRMHDRAVYAEEIVRLVNQGSTLTGHWKLDEGEGTTAADAAGRTGPLTLGGGAAWTQGWLGGALAVDGTAGYAAAAGPAIRTDQSFTASAWVQLDTLPAADSVAVAQSGKRTSAFALGYTAQGPRWGFAMIDADADAPTLVMARSDAVPHTMEWTHLAGVYDAPARKLRVYVGGQLVASAQADHYSTWNADGPLQLGRGIFAGTMTAHWPGVLDDVRTYQGALGDDDIARLAAE; via the coding sequence GTGAGACGCATCGCAGCAGTCGCCGCCGCGGCTGCTTTCTTTTTGGGTGAGGGCCTGCTGCTGAGCGGCCCGCCCGCCCGGGCGGCCGAGCCCGCGACGCCGCCCCGCCAGACCGCCGCCGCGACCGAGGGGGAGGCCCTCGTCGCGGCGCGGCGCGTCGGTGAGCGGGTCGAGGTCGCCTCCCTGCGCACCGAGACGCGCACCGTGCACGCCACCCCCGAGAGCACCTTCGTGCTGGAGCAGCACGCCCGCCCCATACGCGTCCGCCATGGCGGCCGCTGGACCCCGGTAGACACCACCCTGCGCCGCCTGCCCGACGGGTCGATCGCCCCCGGCGCGACGGCCGTGGGGCTGCGCTTCTCCGGCGGCGGCCGGACCACGATGGCCACCGTCTCGCGCGGCACCCGGTCACTTTCCGTGGGCTGGCCGGGCCCGCTGCCCACCCCGACGCTGGACGGCCCCACCGCCACCTACGCCGAGGTGCTGCCGGGCGTGGACCTCCAGGTCACCGCCGACGTGGACGGCTTCTCGCACGTGCTCGTCGTCAAGAACCGGCAGGCGGCGCTCAACGGCCGGCTGGACCGACTGCGGTACTCGCTCAGCTCCCGCAACCTGTCCGTACGGGAAGGCAAGGGAGGCGGGCTGCAGGCAGTGGACCGCGGCGGCGCCGCGATGTTCGTCGCCCCGACCCCGCTCATGTGGGACTCGCCCGCCACCCCGGAAGGGCGCCGCCTGACCATGGCCTCCGGCCAGGGGCCGGCGCCCGGTTCCCGGCACGAGCGGATGGGCCTGGAAGTGAGCGGAGACACTCTGACCCTCGCTCCCGACAAGGCCATGCTCACCGCGCCCGGCACCCGCTACCCGGTCTATCTGGACCCGTCGGTGTCCGCGCCACGCGGCGCGTGGACGGCGGTATGGGAGAAGTACCCGAACACGAACTACCTCAACTCCGGCGACGTGGCCCGCGTCGGCTTCGAGAACCAGACCGGCCAGACCAACCGCTCGTTCTTCCAGATGAACAACGGCTCGGCCATTCACGGCAAGCAGATTCTCAAGGCCACGCTGCGCACGTACGAGAGCTGGTCCTGGTCCTGCTCGGCCCGGCCGGTCGAGCTCTGGCTGACCAGCGTCATCGGCAGCGGCACCACCTGGAACAACCAGCCCGCCTGGGTGACGCACCTGGACACCGAGCACGTGGCCAAGGGCTGGAGCACCGGCTGCCCGGCCGGCGGCGTGGAGTTCGACGCCACGCACGCGGCGGTGCGGGCCGCGGCAGAGAACTGGCCGACGATCACGCTGGGCCTGCGGGCCACCGACGAGGGCGACACGTACGCGTGGAAGAAGTTCCACAACAACCCCGTCCTGGTCATCGAGTACAACAGCCCGCCCGCCGCTCCCCTGGCCGCGGACGCCTGGTCCGACCCGGGCGGTGGCTGCCTGTCGGGCACCGCCCGGCCCGCCGTGGGCACCGCCACACCCAAGCTCTGGGCCAAGCTGCGCGACGGCGACAACTCCGTCAGGGGCCGCTTCGAGTGGTGGAACGCCGCCGGGACCAAGGTGGGCGAGCACCTCACCCCCGCCGCCTCCTCCGAGAACGCGTTCTACGCGAACATCCCGGCGGGCGCGTACGCGGACGGCTCGACGATCCGCTGGCGGGTACGCGCCGAGGACGGCCTCGCCACCAGCGCGTGGAGCCCGTGGTGCGAGATCCTCATCGACACCACCGCTCCCGGCCGCGAACCCCTGGTCACCTCGGCCCAGTATCCGGAGAACGCCTGGGGCGAGGGGCTCGGCCGAGCCGGCGAGTTCACCTTCGACGCCAACGGCGTCACCGACGTGACCGCGTTCGTGTACGGCCTCAACACCAACCCCGAGACCGAGGTGAAGGCGGACACCGTGGCCGGTAAGGCCACCGTCCGGCTCACCCCGGACGAGGACGGCCCCAACGTGCTGTCGGTACGCAGCAAGGACGCCGCCGGCAAGCAGGGCCCGATCCGCAGCTATGTCTTCAACGTCAGGGACGGCACGGGACCCGTCGGCCACTGGACGCTCGACGAGGGCCAGGGAGGCACCGCAGCCGACACGGCGGGCGCCCATCCCGCGACCTTGAACGGCCCGGCCTGGACCGACGGACGCCAGGGCACGGCTCTGCGCTTCACGGCGGCCGGCCAACACGCCGCCACCGCAGGGGCGGTCGTCTCCACCGGGAACAACCTCGCCCTCTCGGCCTGGGTCCGGCTCACCGAGCTGCCCGCGCACAACGCCGCCGCCGTCAGCCAGGACGGTGAGCTGCACGCCGGGATCTGGCTCGGCTACCGCGCCGCCACCAGGTCGTGGTCGTTCAAGATGAACAACTCCGGTGGCACGTCCCAGTCGGTGTGGGCCGACAACCCCGCCGTGACGCCGAGGGCTGGGGAGTGGACCCACCTGACCGGCGTCTACGACGCGGCGGCCAGGGCCATGTACCTGTACGTCAACGGCCACCTGGCCGCCGGTCCCGTCGCCTATCACGGCGGGACCGGACCGGCGGGCGCGCTGCAGTTCGGGCGCGCCCAGCACCAGGGGGGCTTCGCCGACCCCTGGCCGGGCGAGGTGGACGACGTGCGCATGCACGACCGGGCGGTGTACGCCGAGGAGATCGTCCGGCTGGTCAACCAGGGCTCCACGCTGACCGGGCACTGGAAGCTGGACGAGGGCGAGGGCACCACGGCCGCCGACGCGGCGGGCCGTACCGGGCCGCTGACCCTCGGCGGTGGCGCGGCGTGGACACAGGGCTGGCTCGGCGGCGCGCTGGCCGTGGACGGGACCGCCGGGTACGCCGCGGCGGCCGGCCCCGCGATCCGCACCGACCAGAGCTTCACCGCCAGCGCCTGGGTCCAGCTCGACACGCTGCCCGCGGCCGACAGCGTGGCCGTGGCCCAGAGCGGCAAGCGGACCAGCGCATTCGCACTCGGCTACACGGCGCAGGGGCCCCGCTGGGGCTTCGCCATGATCGACGCCGACGCCGACGCGCCCACGCTCGTGATGGCCCGCTCCGACGCCGTGCCGCACACGATGGAGTGGACCCACCTGGCCGGCGTGTACGACGCCCCTGCCCGCAAGCTGCGCGTCTACGTCGGCGGTCAGCTCGTGGCCAGTGCCCAGGCCGACCACTACAGCACGTGGAACGCCGACGGGCCGCTCCAGCTCGGCAGGGGCATCTTCGCCGGGACCATGACCGCCCACTGGCCGGGCGTCCTCGACGACGTACGCACCTACCAGGGCGCTCTGGGCGACGACGACATCGCCCGGCTCGCCGCAGAATGA
- a CDS encoding carbohydrate ABC transporter permease has protein sequence MGGFRNYVELFTADDRFLHSVVITGGYVLVAVPLQLAAALAAALLLVRDRRGKSVYRSLFYLPSLLAASVAVSITWRAMFDYGGAVNGVLGWFGVSERSWINDPATVIWTIVALEVWRFGAPMVIFLAGLKQIPGELYEAAALDAPPAELDDMYLASNAKRHLVYDYTDDDSCGYSCGRNADHTIDTVALAGDGGYYGEGGIQGYTFAIENWVFDRYDAFMADLRTGNRTPAQLKADLAAWQQSMAQTMKTHYINGTTPS, from the coding sequence GTGGGTGGGTTTCGGAACTACGTGGAGCTGTTCACCGCCGATGACAGGTTCCTGCACTCCGTCGTGATCACGGGTGGCTACGTGCTGGTGGCGGTGCCGTTGCAGCTGGCAGCGGCGTTGGCCGCCGCGCTCCTGCTGGTCAGGGATCGGCGGGGCAAGAGCGTTTACAGGTCGCTGTTCTACCTGCCGTCGCTGCTGGCGGCGAGCGTCGCAGTCTCGATCACCTGGCGCGCCATGTTCGACTATGGCGGAGCGGTGAACGGCGTGCTCGGCTGGTTCGGCGTCTCGGAACGTTCCTGGATCAACGATCCGGCCACCGTGATCTGGACGATCGTGGCGCTGGAGGTGTGGCGGTTCGGCGCTCCGATGGTCATCTTCCTGGCCGGACTCAAGCAGATCCCCGGCGAGCTGTATGAGGCCGCGGCTCTCGACGCCCCGCCGGCCGAGCTCGACGACATGTATCTGGCCAGCAATGCCAAGCGGCACCTGGTCTACGACTACACCGACGACGACTCCTGCGGGTACAGCTGCGGCCGCAATGCGGATCACACGATCGACACGGTCGCGCTGGCGGGTGACGGCGGCTACTACGGTGAGGGTGGCATCCAGGGGTACACCTTCGCCATCGAGAACTGGGTCTTCGACCGCTACGACGCCTTCATGGCGGACCTGCGCACGGGAAACCGCACGCCTGCGCAGCTCAAGGCCGATCTGGCTGCCTGGCAGCAGTCGATGGCGCAGACCATGAAGACGCACTACATCAACGGCACGACTCCTTCATAA
- a CDS encoding ABC transporter permease, producing the protein MKTPLDAAETAGAARDSATPAGRSPWGLVLDRLRTNRAAMTGLGIVIFFLVVALAAPLLTALSGWDPAQPDKTAIDANLAGIPRGALGGISAEHWLGVEPVSGRDIFSRIVQGARVSLFIAFTSAAVVMVLGTFFGIAAGYFGGWVDMVISRLIDLLMSFPGLIFMIAIMAVTPDVNRIVLLIAVIGFFSWPGIARIVRGETLSVRRREFVDAARTSGARDHRILLKEILPNVSGPIIAYATLLVPGLISAEAALSFLGIGIRPPTPSWGEMLSNAVTYYQVDPMYFVIPSLSLFLVVLGFSLLGDGLRDAIDPKGARK; encoded by the coding sequence ATGAAGACTCCGCTCGACGCAGCGGAGACGGCCGGGGCGGCGCGAGACTCCGCCACCCCGGCAGGGCGTTCCCCGTGGGGGCTCGTCCTTGACCGTCTCCGCACGAACCGTGCCGCGATGACCGGCCTCGGTATCGTGATCTTCTTCCTTGTCGTCGCCCTGGCGGCCCCGCTGCTCACCGCGCTGAGCGGGTGGGATCCCGCCCAACCCGACAAGACCGCCATCGACGCCAACCTCGCCGGGATCCCCAGAGGTGCCCTGGGCGGGATCAGCGCCGAGCACTGGCTCGGCGTCGAGCCGGTCAGCGGCAGGGACATCTTCAGCCGGATCGTCCAGGGCGCCCGGGTCTCCCTGTTCATCGCCTTCACCAGCGCGGCGGTCGTGATGGTGCTCGGCACGTTCTTCGGCATCGCGGCCGGCTACTTCGGAGGCTGGGTGGACATGGTGATCAGCCGGCTGATCGACCTGCTGATGTCCTTCCCCGGCCTCATCTTCATGATCGCCATCATGGCGGTGACCCCGGACGTCAACCGGATCGTCCTGCTCATCGCTGTGATCGGATTCTTCAGCTGGCCTGGAATCGCGCGCATCGTCAGGGGCGAGACGCTCTCGGTCAGGCGACGGGAGTTCGTGGACGCGGCGAGGACCAGCGGCGCCCGCGATCACAGGATCCTGCTGAAGGAGATCCTGCCCAACGTCTCCGGACCGATCATCGCCTACGCGACGCTGCTCGTCCCCGGGCTGATCAGCGCCGAGGCGGCGCTCTCGTTCCTCGGCATCGGCATCCGGCCGCCGACACCCTCGTGGGGCGAGATGCTCTCCAACGCGGTGACGTACTACCAGGTCGACCCGATGTACTTCGTCATCCCCAGCCTGTCCCTGTTCCTCGTCGTCTTGGGGTTCAGCCTGCTGGGTGACGGGCTCAGGGACGCCATCGACCCCAAGGGCGCCCGCAAATGA